The following coding sequences are from one Ancylobacter sp. TS-1 window:
- the betC gene encoding choline-sulfatase, translating to MAQPNILVLMVDQLNGTLFPDGPADFLHAPHLKALAARSARFAHCYTASPLCAPARASFMSGQLPSRTRVYDNAAEFTSDIPTFAHHLRRAGYHTALSGKMHFVGPDQLHGFEERLTTDIYPADFGWTPDYTRPGERIDWWYHNLGSVTGAGVAEITNQLEYDDEVAYHAGRKLYDLARGQDGQHVGQAGGRPWCLTVSFTHPHDPYVARKRFWDLYEDCPALDPEVAPIPFELQDPHSRRLMLASDHAKSHVTPEDVRRSRRAYFANISYIDEKIGDLLDILERCRMAENTVVVFVSDHGDMLGERGLWFKMNFLEGSARVPLMIAAPGLPAGRVDRPVSTLDVLPTLADLAALDLSGVMPWTDGESLVPTATGGPPRGPVPMEYAAEGSYAPLVALRDGPWKLVLCELDPPILTHLDDDPHERVNRADDPACAEVLAGMMATMRARWDLRRFDAEVRASQARRHVVYAALRNGAYYPWDFQPLQKASERYMRNHMDLNVLEENQRFPRGE from the coding sequence ATGGCCCAGCCGAACATTCTCGTCCTCATGGTCGACCAGTTGAACGGCACGCTGTTCCCGGACGGGCCGGCCGATTTCCTCCACGCGCCGCATCTCAAGGCGCTGGCGGCGCGCTCCGCCCGCTTCGCCCATTGCTACACGGCGAGCCCGCTCTGCGCGCCGGCGCGCGCCTCCTTCATGTCCGGGCAGTTGCCCAGCCGCACGCGGGTCTATGACAATGCGGCGGAGTTCACCTCCGACATCCCGACCTTCGCCCATCATCTGCGCCGCGCCGGCTATCACACCGCGCTGTCGGGCAAGATGCACTTCGTCGGGCCGGATCAGCTGCACGGCTTCGAGGAGCGGCTGACCACCGACATCTACCCCGCCGATTTCGGCTGGACGCCGGACTACACGCGGCCGGGCGAGCGCATCGACTGGTGGTACCACAACCTCGGTTCCGTCACCGGCGCCGGGGTCGCCGAGATCACCAACCAGCTCGAATATGACGACGAGGTCGCCTATCACGCCGGCCGCAAGCTCTACGATCTCGCGCGCGGGCAGGACGGGCAGCACGTGGGGCAGGCAGGCGGGCGCCCCTGGTGCCTCACGGTCAGCTTCACCCACCCGCACGACCCCTATGTCGCCCGCAAGCGGTTCTGGGACCTGTACGAGGACTGCCCGGCGCTCGACCCCGAGGTGGCGCCGATTCCCTTCGAGCTTCAGGACCCGCACAGCCGGCGCCTGATGCTGGCCAGCGACCACGCCAAGAGCCATGTCACGCCCGAGGACGTGCGCCGCTCGCGCCGGGCCTATTTCGCCAACATCTCCTATATCGACGAGAAGATCGGCGATCTGCTCGACATTCTCGAGCGCTGCCGGATGGCGGAAAACACGGTGGTCGTGTTCGTCTCCGACCATGGCGACATGCTCGGCGAGCGCGGCCTGTGGTTCAAGATGAACTTCCTCGAGGGCTCGGCGCGCGTGCCGCTGATGATCGCCGCCCCCGGCCTGCCGGCGGGGCGCGTCGACCGGCCGGTGTCGACGCTCGACGTGCTGCCGACGCTGGCCGACCTCGCCGCGCTCGATCTCTCCGGCGTCATGCCGTGGACGGATGGCGAAAGCCTGGTGCCGACCGCCACGGGCGGGCCGCCGCGCGGGCCAGTGCCGATGGAATATGCAGCGGAAGGCTCCTACGCGCCGCTCGTCGCCCTGCGCGACGGGCCGTGGAAGCTCGTCCTGTGCGAACTCGACCCACCGATCCTCACCCATCTCGACGACGACCCGCACGAGCGGGTCAACCGCGCGGACGACCCCGCCTGCGCGGAGGTGCTGGCCGGAATGATGGCGACCATGCGCGCGCGCTGGGACCTGCGGCGCTTCGATGCCGAGGTGCGGGCGAGCCAGGCCCGACGCCACGTCGTCTACGCGGCGCTGCGCAACGGCGCCTATTACCCCTGGGACTTCCAGCCGCTCCAGAAGGCGTCCGAGCGCTACATGCGCAACCACATGGACCTGAACGTGCTGGAAGAGAACCAGCGCTTTCCGCGCGGCGAGTAG
- a CDS encoding YoaK family protein — MEQPLVGFLLAVMAGSMNAWTLPNAQTFATVQSGNVVQSGFWLAQGEFEKFTFPFLSVIAFGLGSAFCGILMTTALRKGRVFTPFVLFLQAIMLLVLWYLAHDKVADPAAAIDPHYIAYAISFVAGMQGNAFHKSHGMLYGNVAVTFVVQMAFNFLIQGLFRRDGINGEPNLYWSGLFFLVLLGFAAGGGIGFLIGDYVLNSGAILLPAAIAGLLGILALRERKTPGAVDPSAGGQFA, encoded by the coding sequence ATGGAACAGCCGCTCGTCGGCTTCCTTCTGGCCGTCATGGCCGGTTCCATGAACGCGTGGACGCTTCCCAACGCGCAAACCTTCGCCACCGTCCAGTCCGGCAATGTGGTGCAGAGCGGCTTCTGGCTCGCCCAGGGCGAGTTCGAGAAGTTCACCTTCCCCTTCCTCTCGGTGATCGCCTTCGGCCTCGGCTCCGCCTTCTGCGGCATCCTGATGACCACAGCGCTGCGCAAGGGGCGCGTCTTCACGCCCTTCGTCCTGTTCCTGCAGGCGATCATGCTACTGGTTCTCTGGTACCTGGCGCACGACAAGGTCGCCGACCCGGCGGCCGCGATCGACCCGCACTACATCGCCTATGCGATCAGCTTCGTCGCCGGCATGCAGGGCAACGCCTTCCACAAGAGCCACGGCATGCTCTACGGCAACGTCGCCGTGACCTTCGTCGTGCAGATGGCGTTCAACTTTCTCATTCAGGGGCTGTTCCGGCGCGACGGGATCAATGGCGAGCCCAACCTCTACTGGTCCGGCCTGTTCTTCCTGGTCCTGCTCGGCTTCGCCGCCGGCGGCGGCATCGGCTTCCTGATCGGCGACTATGTGCTGAACAGCGGCGCCATCCTGCTGCCGGCCGCCATCGCCGGCCTGCTCGGCATCCTCGCCCTGAGGGAGCGCAAGACCCCCGGCGCAGTCGATCCCTCCGCCGGCGGCCAGTTCGCCTGA
- the choX gene encoding choline ABC transporter substrate-binding protein encodes MNRSVLAASALCLLLSAGPLAAADAPACQVVRMSDPGWTDITSTNALAGVLLDGLGYKQDVKTLSVPIGYESMKNGNLDVFLGNWMPAQQKFIDALNEAKAVEVLGTNLKGAKFTLAVPDYVAAAGVKDFKDLAANADKFDKQIYGIEPGAPANQNIQKMVDANDFGLKGWKLVESGEQAMLAQVKRAQNGKGWIVFLAWAPHPMNETFKLTYLSGGDSYFGANYGGADVRTLARAGWPAQCPNAAQLFKNLTFELSTENAMMGKILDEGMEPKAAAKAWIKANPQVLGPWLEGVTTLDGKPGLPAVKTSLGL; translated from the coding sequence ATGAACCGTTCCGTTCTGGCCGCTTCGGCCCTCTGCCTTCTCCTCTCCGCCGGCCCGCTCGCCGCCGCCGACGCGCCGGCCTGCCAGGTCGTGCGCATGTCGGACCCCGGCTGGACCGACATCACCTCCACCAACGCCCTTGCCGGTGTGTTGCTCGACGGGCTCGGCTACAAGCAGGACGTCAAGACGCTCTCGGTGCCGATCGGCTACGAGTCGATGAAGAACGGCAATCTCGACGTCTTCCTCGGCAACTGGATGCCGGCGCAGCAGAAGTTCATCGACGCGCTGAACGAGGCCAAGGCGGTCGAGGTGCTCGGCACCAACCTCAAAGGCGCCAAGTTCACCCTTGCCGTGCCCGACTACGTGGCGGCGGCCGGGGTGAAGGACTTCAAGGACCTCGCCGCCAACGCCGACAAGTTCGACAAGCAGATCTACGGCATCGAGCCCGGCGCGCCGGCCAACCAGAACATCCAGAAGATGGTCGACGCCAATGATTTCGGCCTGAAGGGCTGGAAGCTGGTCGAGTCGGGCGAGCAGGCCATGCTGGCGCAGGTGAAGCGCGCGCAGAACGGCAAGGGCTGGATCGTCTTCCTCGCCTGGGCGCCGCACCCGATGAACGAGACCTTCAAGCTCACCTATCTCTCGGGCGGCGACAGCTATTTCGGCGCCAATTACGGCGGCGCCGACGTGCGCACGCTGGCCCGCGCCGGCTGGCCCGCGCAGTGCCCCAACGCCGCGCAGCTGTTCAAGAACCTCACCTTCGAGCTGTCGACCGAGAACGCCATGATGGGCAAGATCCTCGACGAGGGGATGGAGCCGAAGGCCGCCGCCAAGGCGTGGATCAAGGCCAATCCGCAGGTACTCGGCCCGTGGCTGGAGGGCGTCACCACCCTTGACGGCAAGCCGGGCCTGCCCGCCGTGAAGACCTCGCTCGGCCTGTGA
- a CDS encoding helix-turn-helix domain-containing protein, with protein sequence MQGEAGRDQPVDVKRLLSDEAVGIFDALAQPTRLDAFRLLLRYAPFGLPAGDVARLLAVPHNTMSTHLSHLERAGLLVSRREGRSIIYAATPGRTESVLHLLLGELPAPADRGAGFPRLRPGEPAERSYNVLLVCSHNSARSIMAEAVLNREGRGRFRAFSAGSIPRGVPHPLALDLLRSLGYTTEDLRSKSWNEFAGGAVEPMDFVITVCDAAAGESCPHFPGHPLTAHWGLPDPAAGGGTDDELRVAFVRTYRQIAARMSAFVNLPLETLDLASLKARLGDIAVMEGATEMTLAARAA encoded by the coding sequence ATGCAGGGCGAGGCAGGACGCGATCAGCCGGTGGATGTGAAGCGCCTCCTGTCGGACGAGGCGGTCGGTATCTTCGACGCACTGGCGCAGCCGACGCGCCTCGACGCCTTCCGCCTCCTGCTGCGCTACGCCCCCTTCGGGCTGCCGGCCGGAGATGTCGCCCGCCTGCTGGCCGTGCCGCACAACACCATGTCGACCCATCTCTCCCATCTGGAGCGGGCGGGCCTGCTGGTCTCCCGCCGCGAAGGGCGCTCGATCATCTACGCGGCGACGCCGGGGCGGACGGAATCGGTCCTGCATCTGCTGCTCGGGGAACTGCCGGCGCCGGCCGACCGGGGCGCGGGCTTCCCGCGCCTGCGGCCGGGCGAGCCGGCGGAACGCTCCTACAATGTGCTGCTGGTCTGCTCGCACAATTCGGCCCGCTCGATCATGGCCGAGGCGGTGCTGAACCGCGAGGGGCGCGGGCGCTTCCGCGCCTTCTCCGCCGGCAGCATCCCGCGCGGGGTGCCGCATCCGCTGGCGCTCGATCTGCTGCGCTCGCTCGGCTACACGACCGAGGATCTGCGCTCCAAGAGCTGGAACGAGTTCGCCGGCGGGGCCGTCGAGCCGATGGATTTCGTGATCACCGTCTGCGACGCCGCCGCCGGCGAGAGCTGCCCGCATTTTCCCGGCCATCCGCTGACGGCGCATTGGGGGCTGCCCGACCCCGCCGCTGGCGGCGGAACCGACGACGAATTGCGGGTGGCGTTCGTGCGCACCTACCGGCAGATCGCCGCGCGCATGTCCGCCTTCGTCAACCTGCCGCTGGAGACCCTCGATCTCGCCAGCCTGAAGGCGCGGCTGGGCGACATCGCGGTGATGGAAGGCGCCACCGAGATGACGCTGGCCGCGCGGGCGGCCTGA
- a CDS encoding LysR family transcriptional regulator: protein MTLEQLRIFVAVAEREHLTKAAQALNLTQSATSAAIATLEANHATKLFDRVGRRIMLTEAGRLLLVEARAVLAQVAAAEQVLVDLSGLARGRLALAGSQTVANYWLPGIIQRFRALHPGIEVRLEIGNTDEVAASVHDGRADLGIVEGRIEDPALTVLPLAEDEMVLVAPVTHPWARQAPRSAPELRAGPWVLREPGSGTRALFEAYLAERGVRPSEIDIVLEYPSNEAIRAAVEAGSGATVISRRVVGSAIRAGAVVPIDLPLPSREFLALRHRERTVTRAAQAFLDLVRRLRDEAAP from the coding sequence ATGACCCTTGAGCAGCTGCGCATCTTCGTCGCCGTCGCCGAGCGCGAGCATCTGACGAAGGCCGCGCAGGCGCTGAACCTCACCCAGTCGGCGACCAGCGCCGCCATCGCCACGCTGGAGGCGAACCACGCCACGAAGCTGTTCGACCGGGTGGGCCGGCGCATCATGCTCACCGAGGCCGGCCGGCTGCTGCTGGTGGAGGCGCGGGCCGTGCTGGCGCAGGTGGCGGCGGCCGAGCAGGTGCTGGTCGACCTCTCCGGCCTCGCACGTGGCCGGCTGGCGCTGGCGGGAAGCCAGACCGTCGCCAATTACTGGCTGCCAGGAATCATCCAGCGCTTCCGCGCGCTGCATCCCGGCATCGAGGTGCGGCTGGAAATCGGCAATACCGACGAGGTGGCGGCCAGCGTGCACGATGGCCGCGCCGATCTCGGCATCGTCGAGGGGCGCATCGAGGACCCCGCCCTCACCGTCCTGCCGCTCGCCGAGGACGAGATGGTGCTGGTGGCGCCGGTCACGCATCCCTGGGCGCGACAGGCCCCGCGCTCGGCACCGGAACTGCGCGCGGGACCGTGGGTGCTGCGCGAGCCGGGCTCGGGCACGCGGGCGCTCTTCGAGGCCTATCTCGCGGAGCGTGGCGTGCGCCCCTCCGAGATCGACATCGTGCTGGAATATCCCTCGAACGAGGCGATCCGCGCGGCGGTGGAGGCCGGCAGCGGCGCCACGGTCATCTCCCGCCGCGTGGTGGGCAGCGCCATCCGCGCCGGCGCCGTGGTGCCGATCGACCTGCCGCTGCCCTCGCGCGAATTCCTCGCCCTGCGCCACCGCGAACGCACCGTCACCCGCGCGGCGCAGGCCTTTCTCGACCTTGTGCGCCGCCTGCGCGACGAGGCCGCGCCCTAG
- a CDS encoding CidA/LrgA family protein: protein MLQSLTIIVACLVLGEAARLVTGAPLPGPVIGMVLLLALLVLRRGPAPEMQQTCQGLLRNMALFYVPASVGLVNELPRLIAQAGPIAAAILGSTVLGMIATALTMRFLSRSEPS, encoded by the coding sequence ATGCTGCAATCGCTGACCATCATCGTCGCCTGCCTCGTGCTCGGGGAAGCGGCGCGGCTCGTCACCGGCGCGCCGCTTCCGGGGCCGGTCATCGGCATGGTGCTGCTGCTGGCGCTGCTGGTCCTGCGGCGCGGCCCCGCCCCGGAAATGCAGCAGACCTGCCAGGGACTGTTGCGGAACATGGCGCTGTTCTACGTGCCGGCCAGCGTCGGGCTGGTCAACGAGCTGCCGCGCCTGATCGCGCAGGCCGGGCCGATCGCCGCCGCCATTCTCGGTTCGACCGTGCTGGGGATGATCGCCACGGCGCTCACCATGCGCTTCCTGAGCCGGAGCGAGCCGTCGTGA
- the pstS gene encoding phosphate ABC transporter substrate-binding protein PstS, which translates to MRRLLPLIAAALLVLTAGARADELSGAGSTFAYPIIWKWAQAYREASGTLVEYQSVGSSAGVSRLRDKAVDFGASDKPLKPEDLERLGLGQFPIVFGGVVPVVNLAGIAPGTMRFTGSVLADIYMGKITRWSDPAIRALNPDLALPDSLIAVIHRSDGSGTTFNWVSYLSKTSAEWKRTLGEGSAVAWPVGSGARGNEGVATEVQRTPNAIGYVEFTYVTQARLTYGLVQNRAGRFIAPSAASFQAAALGVDWTQTRDFYATINDSPVPEAYPIAATTFILLYKAPADAARNRLALSFFGFALGEGSDYASRLGYVPLPAPLVQQVKDYWATTFRHGS; encoded by the coding sequence ATGCGCCGTCTCCTTCCCCTGATCGCTGCCGCCCTGCTGGTCCTGACGGCGGGCGCCCGCGCCGACGAACTCAGCGGCGCAGGCTCCACCTTCGCCTATCCCATCATCTGGAAATGGGCGCAGGCCTATCGCGAGGCCAGCGGCACCCTTGTGGAGTACCAGTCGGTCGGCTCCTCCGCCGGCGTGAGTCGGCTCCGCGACAAGGCCGTCGATTTCGGCGCCTCCGACAAGCCGCTGAAGCCCGAGGACCTCGAACGCCTCGGGCTCGGCCAGTTCCCCATCGTGTTCGGCGGCGTGGTGCCGGTCGTCAACCTCGCCGGCATCGCGCCGGGCACGATGCGGTTCACCGGCAGCGTGCTTGCGGACATCTACATGGGAAAGATCACCCGATGGTCGGATCCCGCGATCCGGGCGCTCAACCCGGACCTTGCCCTGCCCGACAGCCTGATCGCCGTCATCCATCGCTCGGACGGCTCGGGCACCACCTTCAACTGGGTGTCCTATCTCTCCAAGACGAGCGCGGAATGGAAGCGGACGCTGGGCGAGGGAAGCGCCGTCGCCTGGCCGGTGGGCAGCGGCGCGCGCGGCAATGAGGGCGTGGCGACCGAGGTGCAGCGGACGCCGAACGCCATCGGCTATGTCGAGTTCACCTATGTGACGCAGGCCAGGCTCACCTATGGCCTGGTCCAGAACCGCGCGGGCCGGTTCATCGCCCCGAGCGCGGCCTCGTTCCAGGCCGCCGCGCTCGGCGTGGACTGGACGCAGACGCGCGATTTCTACGCCACCATCAACGATTCCCCGGTGCCCGAGGCCTATCCGATCGCCGCCACCACCTTCATTCTTCTGTACAAGGCCCCGGCGGATGCCGCGCGCAACCGCCTCGCCTTGTCCTTCTTCGGCTTTGCGCTGGGAGAGGGCAGCGACTATGCATCGCGGCTGGGCTATGTGCCGCTGCCGGCGCCGCTGGTGCAGCAGGTGAAGGACTACTGGGCGACGACGTTCAGGCACGGAAGCTGA
- a CDS encoding helix-turn-helix transcriptional regulator — MDTDNALSAFAALSQPTRLDVFRLLVAHEPEGLPAGEVARRLDVPHNTLSTHLGILARAELIAPERRSRLIIYRAQLETVRHLASFMLKECCGGKPEICAPLITDLQPCCPAGPHSTGTHSPGTHAAKEARHV, encoded by the coding sequence ATGGACACGGATAACGCCCTTTCCGCCTTCGCGGCGCTGTCGCAGCCGACCCGGCTCGACGTCTTCCGCCTGCTCGTCGCCCATGAGCCCGAGGGCCTGCCGGCGGGTGAGGTCGCGCGACGGCTCGACGTGCCGCACAACACGCTCTCCACCCATCTCGGCATTCTCGCCCGCGCCGAGCTGATCGCGCCCGAGCGCCGCAGCCGCCTGATCATCTACCGCGCGCAGCTGGAGACAGTGCGTCATCTGGCTTCCTTCATGTTGAAGGAGTGTTGCGGCGGAAAGCCCGAGATCTGCGCGCCGCTGATCACCGACCTTCAGCCCTGCTGCCCCGCAGGCCCTCATTCCACAGGCACTCATTCCCCAGGCACTCATGCCGCCAAGGAGGCGCGCCATGTCTGA
- a CDS encoding LrgB family protein → MSVPAASTLSAISTSPLFGLGLTLGVYVGASWLQRRCGGIALLNPVLVSVTVIVLLLSLGGIAYADYLRGAQYVGVFVGPATVALALPLFDNLGSIRRSARAILPAIAIGTLTTSLSALAIGHLLGASREVSLSLAVHSATTPIAMGITEEVGGVPALAAAFTLLTGLSGVLLHGPVMRLARVKDWRARGLAVGTIAHGLGTARMLQINETAGAYAGMAIGIAALLTSMIVPLVASFWPG, encoded by the coding sequence GTGAGCGTGCCGGCCGCCTCCACCCTGTCCGCCATCAGCACCTCCCCGCTGTTCGGCCTCGGCCTGACGCTCGGCGTCTATGTCGGCGCGAGCTGGCTTCAGCGCCGCTGCGGCGGCATCGCGTTGCTCAATCCGGTGCTGGTGTCGGTGACGGTGATCGTGCTGCTGCTGAGCCTCGGCGGCATCGCCTATGCGGACTATCTGCGCGGCGCCCAGTATGTCGGCGTCTTCGTCGGGCCGGCGACGGTCGCCCTCGCTTTGCCGCTCTTCGACAATCTCGGCTCGATCCGGCGCTCGGCGCGGGCGATCCTGCCGGCCATCGCCATCGGCACGCTGACCACCTCGCTGAGCGCGCTGGCGATCGGCCATCTGCTCGGCGCGTCGCGGGAGGTCTCGCTCTCCCTCGCCGTCCATTCGGCGACGACCCCGATCGCCATGGGCATCACCGAGGAGGTCGGCGGCGTGCCGGCGCTGGCGGCGGCCTTCACCCTGCTCACCGGCCTTTCCGGCGTGCTGCTGCACGGCCCGGTGATGCGGCTGGCGCGGGTGAAGGACTGGCGCGCCCGCGGGCTCGCCGTCGGCACCATCGCCCACGGCCTCGGCACCGCCCGCATGCTCCAGATCAACGAGACCGCCGGCGCCTATGCCGGCATGGCGATCGGCATCGCCGCGCTGCTGACCTCGATGATCGTGCCGCTGGTGGCGAGCTTCTGGCCCGGCTGA
- a CDS encoding YeiH family protein — protein sequence MSVTSQAIAPRHGAATAKPRQAPGLLPGHLRGLLPGLLLAGAIAAAAFGLRQLPMLGLLSPMILAIVIGIGFHNLIGTPARAKAGVAFSMRRILRFAIVLLGLQLTAAQIAEVGASGVAVIALTLVATFLFTTSLGRLMGVERGLAELIAAGTSICGASAVIATNTVTRAPDEDVAYAVACVTVFGSLAMFVYPLLPGLLGLDAHAYGLWAGASIHEIAQVVAAAYQDGQAAGKFGTIAKLSRVMLLAPVVLSLGFIASRRASHRGHGAGARPPVPWFVLGFIAMIAVNSVVTIPAEVKGALVGATTFLLSMALAAMGLETDIAKLRAKGLRPFLLGLAAFAFIAGFSLMLVKMTY from the coding sequence ATGAGCGTAACGTCACAGGCGATCGCACCGCGCCACGGCGCGGCGACGGCGAAACCCCGGCAGGCGCCGGGCCTGTTGCCGGGGCATCTGCGCGGCCTGTTGCCGGGCCTGCTGCTGGCCGGCGCCATCGCCGCCGCCGCCTTCGGGCTGCGGCAATTGCCGATGCTGGGGCTGCTCAGCCCGATGATCCTCGCCATCGTCATCGGCATCGGCTTTCACAACCTCATCGGCACTCCGGCGCGGGCCAAGGCGGGTGTCGCCTTCTCCATGCGCCGCATCCTGCGCTTCGCCATCGTCCTGCTCGGCCTCCAGCTCACCGCCGCGCAGATCGCCGAGGTCGGCGCCAGCGGCGTCGCGGTCATCGCGCTGACTTTGGTCGCCACCTTCCTGTTCACCACCTCGCTCGGCCGGCTGATGGGCGTCGAGCGCGGGCTCGCCGAGCTGATCGCCGCCGGCACCTCGATCTGCGGTGCCTCGGCGGTGATCGCCACCAACACGGTGACGCGCGCCCCGGACGAGGATGTCGCCTATGCGGTGGCCTGCGTGACGGTGTTCGGCTCGCTCGCCATGTTCGTCTACCCGCTGCTGCCGGGGCTGCTCGGCCTCGACGCCCACGCCTACGGCCTGTGGGCCGGCGCCTCGATCCACGAGATCGCGCAGGTGGTGGCCGCCGCCTATCAGGACGGGCAGGCGGCCGGCAAGTTCGGCACCATCGCCAAGCTCTCGCGGGTGATGCTGCTGGCGCCGGTGGTGCTCTCGCTCGGCTTCATCGCCAGCCGCCGCGCCAGCCATCGCGGGCATGGCGCGGGCGCCCGCCCGCCGGTGCCGTGGTTCGTGCTCGGCTTCATCGCGATGATCGCCGTCAACAGCGTCGTGACCATTCCCGCCGAGGTGAAGGGCGCGCTGGTGGGAGCGACGACCTTCCTGCTCTCCATGGCCCTTGCGGCGATGGGGCTGGAAACCGACATCGCCAAGCTGCGGGCGAAGGGGCTGCGCCCGTTCCTTCTCGGCCTCGCGGCCTTTGCCTTCATCGCCGGCTTCAGCCTAATGCTGGTGAAGATGACCTATTGA
- a CDS encoding LysR substrate-binding domain-containing protein, which produces MSEARLDLGWVRVFEAVGRRGSLTAAAHELGLSQPAVSYTVRMLEQQLGTRLLERGHRGSTLLPAGERLHRAASAAVAELDAGARAIRRMSRQPVVRLFTDYGFASFWMMPRVAQFRRVRPDTEVHIIASAAADPGADEAEDVAVLFGTRADFGAGATQLFEERVFPVCSPHFAARHGLSEDPRRLANLPLLHLDSTPHPRWFAWRDWFAAMSVRREPGPGDFSLNTYGLVVQAAIADQGVALGWAGLIDGALADGTLVAVGPPLARPESGYWLRPGPEPSGPARELIDWIIGEA; this is translated from the coding sequence ATGTCTGAAGCTCGCCTCGACCTCGGCTGGGTTCGCGTCTTCGAAGCGGTGGGGCGGCGCGGCAGCCTGACCGCGGCGGCCCATGAACTCGGACTGTCGCAGCCGGCGGTGAGCTACACGGTACGCATGCTCGAACAGCAACTCGGCACCCGCCTGCTGGAGCGCGGCCATCGCGGCAGCACGCTGTTGCCGGCGGGCGAGCGGCTGCACCGCGCGGCAAGCGCGGCGGTGGCCGAACTCGATGCCGGCGCGCGCGCCATCCGCCGCATGAGCCGGCAGCCGGTGGTGCGGCTGTTCACCGATTACGGCTTCGCCTCCTTCTGGATGATGCCGCGCGTGGCGCAGTTCCGGCGGGTGCGCCCCGATACCGAGGTCCACATCATCGCCTCCGCCGCCGCCGATCCCGGCGCCGACGAGGCGGAGGACGTGGCGGTGCTGTTCGGCACCCGCGCCGATTTCGGGGCCGGCGCCACCCAGCTTTTCGAGGAGCGCGTCTTTCCCGTGTGCAGCCCGCATTTCGCCGCCCGGCACGGGCTGAGCGAGGACCCGCGCCGGCTCGCCAACCTGCCGCTGCTGCATCTGGACAGCACGCCGCATCCACGCTGGTTCGCCTGGCGCGACTGGTTCGCGGCGATGAGCGTGAGGCGCGAGCCGGGGCCGGGCGATTTCAGCCTGAACACCTACGGCCTCGTCGTGCAGGCGGCCATTGCCGACCAGGGCGTGGCGCTCGGCTGGGCCGGGCTGATCGACGGCGCTCTCGCCGACGGCACGCTGGTCGCCGTCGGGCCGCCGCTGGCGCGGCCGGAAAGCGGCTACTGGCTGCGGCCCGGCCCCGAGCCCTCCGGCCCGGCGCGCGAACTGATCGACTGGATCATCGGCGAGGCGTGA
- a CDS encoding cupin domain-containing protein gives MTDLKQPIVGSKGADIVGPRNPDVEAQNPDILIPPLTDHGGIPNLKFPFAMAHNRLEDGGWAREVTQREMGSLKELAIVNMRLPAGVVREMHWHKEAEWAYVLKGRVRFYLIDDERQTLVEDLEPGDLWLAPAGFPHAIQGLEEGTEFVLVFNDGNFSENQTLLVTELFAHTPREVLAKNFGVPVEAFDGIPAEEKYIFRQPVPPPIEQVRAELGAVTFTDKYVFRASKVAPTPYPGGATTVVDSKTFEVTNLAALFIDLEPGGMREIHWHPDADEIQYYISGKARMTVFDAVDNARTFDFVAGDVGYVPKTLAHYIENTGDEPVRVLNVFHTGVYRDVSLNNWLALTPKHLVKGHLDVGDPLMSSLRATRQAVVKG, from the coding sequence ATGACAGACCTGAAACAGCCGATCGTGGGCAGCAAGGGCGCCGACATCGTCGGGCCGCGCAACCCGGACGTCGAGGCGCAGAACCCGGATATCCTGATTCCGCCGCTGACCGACCATGGCGGCATCCCGAACCTCAAATTCCCCTTCGCCATGGCGCATAACCGCCTCGAGGACGGCGGCTGGGCGCGCGAGGTCACCCAGCGCGAAATGGGCTCCCTCAAGGAGCTTGCCATCGTCAACATGCGCCTGCCGGCCGGTGTGGTGCGCGAGATGCACTGGCACAAGGAGGCCGAGTGGGCCTATGTGCTCAAGGGCCGGGTGCGCTTCTACCTGATCGACGACGAGCGCCAGACGCTGGTCGAGGACCTCGAACCCGGCGACCTCTGGCTCGCCCCGGCCGGCTTCCCGCACGCGATCCAGGGCCTCGAGGAAGGCACCGAGTTCGTGCTCGTCTTCAATGACGGCAATTTCTCGGAGAACCAGACCCTTCTCGTCACCGAGCTTTTCGCGCACACCCCGCGCGAGGTGCTGGCGAAGAATTTCGGCGTGCCGGTCGAGGCCTTCGACGGCATCCCCGCCGAGGAGAAATACATCTTCCGCCAGCCGGTGCCGCCGCCGATCGAGCAGGTCCGCGCCGAGCTTGGCGCCGTGACCTTCACCGACAAATACGTGTTCCGCGCCTCGAAGGTCGCCCCGACCCCCTATCCCGGCGGCGCCACCACCGTCGTCGATTCGAAGACGTTCGAAGTGACCAACCTCGCCGCGCTGTTCATCGACCTCGAACCGGGCGGCATGCGCGAGATCCACTGGCACCCCGACGCCGACGAGATCCAGTACTACATCAGCGGCAAGGCCCGCATGACCGTGTTCGACGCGGTCGACAATGCCCGCACCTTCGACTTCGTGGCCGGCGATGTCGGCTATGTCCCGAAGACGCTCGCCCACTACATCGAGAACACCGGCGACGAGCCGGTGCGGGTGCTGAACGTGTTCCACACCGGCGTGTACCGCGACGTCTCGCTCAACAACTGGCTGGCCCTGACGCCGAAGCATCTGGTCAAGGGCCATCTGGACGTCGGCGATCCGCTGATGTCCTCGCTGCGCGCCACCCGCCAGGCCGTCGTCAAGGGCTGA